TCGTCGTTATCATCTTCATGTTTCTGTGGGATATCCGCGCAACACTTATCCCCGCATTGGCGATGCCGGTGGCCCTGATTGGTACGATTGCCGCCATTTATCTCAGCGGCTTCTCGGTCAATATTCTCACACTTCTGGCGCTTGTGCTGGCAACAGGCCTCGTGGTGGACGACGCCATTGTTGTGCTCGAAAACATTGTACGACGGCGCAATCAGGGCATGGGGCCACGCGCGGCTGCCGTGCTTGGCACGCAGGAGGTGTTCTTTGCGGTGGTCGCAACCACCCTAACCCTTGTGGCGGTTTTCGTGCCGATCTCGTTCCTGCCGGGGCAGGCGGGGGGGCTATTCCGTGAATTCGGTTTTGTGCTGGCGATTGCCATCCTGCTGTCATCGATTGTGGCATTGACGCTGTGCCCAATGCTTGCGTCGCGCTTTTTGAAAGAAGGCAGTGAAGCTGGAGAACATGGTCACGGACCGAAATTTCTGCGGCGGATCGGCGGCGGTCTGGCAAGTTTCTATCGAAGGAGCCTTCATGCCTGTCTTTCAGCGCCGTTCATTGTCGTGCTTGCAGCTGTCCTTTTTGCCGGCGCATCTTATATCGGCTTCGGACAACTCAGGCAGGAACTGACACCAACGGAGGACCGTGCGGTTGCTCTTCTGCGTATCAATGGCCCGCAAGGGATAAGTGTCGAATTTCTTCAGTCGCAGATCGACAAGATCGAGGAACAGCTTCAGCCTCTGCGTGAGAGTGGCGAAATCCTGACCACCTACGGCATTGCAGGTGCTGGCGGTTCTTCCAACAATGGCTTCATGGTGCTGACTTTGGCGCCTTGGAAAGAGCGCAGCCGGTCACAGCAGGAAATCATGGCGGATATTAATGCCCGTCTGCGCAACATTACAGCGGTTCGCATTTTCACGGCACAGCCCAACAGCCTCGGTATCCGCGGTGCTGGTAACGGTTTGCAATTTGCCATCGTTGGCAATGACTATGCAAAGATCGGACCAGCTGCCAATGCCCTTATTGCGGCTCTTGAAAAAGATCCGCGTTTCGTGCAGCCACGTTTGACGGTGGAGCCGACCCAGCCGCAGCTTTCTGTCGAAATCAACCGTGAACGCGCATCCGATCTCGGTATCGATATCACCGGGCTTGCCAATGCGGTGCAGTCCGTTCTCGACGGTCGCAAGATCGGCTCGGTCTATGTGGGCGACAGAAGTTTTGATGTGAAGCTTGTTTCCACCACCAATCCGATCAACGATCCGACTGATCTTGAAAACGTCTTCCTCAAGACGGGCGACGGTCGTTACGTACCGATGTCGTCTATTGCTACCGTGGTTGAAAAGGCTGTGCCGCCGCAGTTAAACCGGGAAGAACGCCAGCGCTCTGTTGCAATCACAACGGATCTTCGCAGCGATTTTGCGCTGGGCGATGCCTTCGCTGCGGTAAAGGAAATCGCAGCACCATTGCTTCCACCGGGCAGTCATATCATCCCGCTTGCAGAAGCGTCGACGCTTAGTGAAACTTCCAGCGGTATCGCGCTTGTCTTCGGCTTTGCGGTCATCATCATTTTGCTTGTGCTTGCTGCCCAGTTTGAAAGCTTCATCAGTGCGCTGATTGTTATGGCGACAGTGCCTTTGGGTCTTGGCTGCGCGGTGTTTGCGATGATCCTCACCGGCACAAGCCTCAACGTCTATAGCCAGATCGGCCTTGTGCTGCTGGTGGGCATCATGGCCAAGAATGGTATTCTGATCGTCGAATTTGCTGATCAGCTGCGCGACAAGGGTATGAATGTTCGTCAGGCGATCGAAGAAGCGGCCAATATCCGGCTGCGTCCGGTTTGCATGACGATGATCTGTTCGGTTCTGGGTGGGGTGCCGCTGGTGCTGGCAAGCGGTGCGGGTGCCGAAGCGCGTGTGTCTCTGGGCTGGGTTATTGTTGGCGGTCTTGGACTTGCAACAATTGCCACGCTGTTTGTAACACCGGTCGCCTATCTTTTGCTCGGACGCTTCACCAAGCCAAAAATTGAAGAAGAAGCGCGGCTGGAACGTGAACTGGTCAGGGCGGTCGCTCTGGAAGAGAAGCTGAAATAAACAAAGACCCAGAAGAAAGGGGGCCCGGAAGAAATCCCGGGCCCTTTTTCTGCGTTTGTTTTTACTTTTTCATCGCGTCGGTGACCTTTGCGGTCCATGCGCCTTCCGGTTTCTTGGTGATAACGGGATCAGAACCGCCACCAAGCAAAGTTTCGACGGTGCGGTCGGCGGCTGCCACATCCAGCGTTCCGTCCGATCCGTCGATCAGCTTGGCGATTTCCTTGACCATGCGCTCCTGAACTTCCTGTGTCTGCGCGCCGGAAGAATCATTTTCGAGGATGATCTCGGCGGCCTCATCAGGATGTTCTGATGCATATTGCCAGCCCTTCATCGAGGCGCGGACAAAGCGAGCCAGCTTGTCAACCATAGCCGGATCTTCAAGGCTCTTATCCAGCACATAAAGCCCGTCTTCAAGCGTGGCGACGCCCTGTTCTTCATAAGGGAACACGACGAGTTGATCGGCCGGAATACCGGCGTCGATCACCTGCCAATATTCATTATAGGTCATGGTCGAAATACAATCGGCCTGTTTCTGGATCAACGGGTCAACGTTGAAACCCTGCTTCAATACAGTCACACCGTCAGCGCCACCTGTGGTGGGAATATTGAGATGGCTCATCCATGACAGGAACGGATATTCATTTCCGCCGAACCAGACACCCAATGTGCGTCCTTTAAAGTCTTCCGGCTTAGTAATGCCGGTCTCCTTGCGGCAAGTCAGCATCATGCCGGATTTCTTGAATGGCTGCGCGATATTGACGAGTGGCACACCTTTTTCGCGCGTGGCGAGGGCGGACGGCATCCAGTCCACCACCACGTCAGCGCCACCACCGGCAATCACTTGGGGTGGAGCCACGTCCGGTCCGCCTGGCTTGATCTCCACATCGAGATCTTCTTCTTCGTAAAAGCCCTTATCGTTGGCGACATAATAGCCAGCAAACTGTCCCTGCGTCACCCATTTAAGCTGCAAGGTCAGCTTGTCAGCTGCCATTGCCGAGCTGCTCATGAGTGCGAGCGCCAATCCGGCTGTTCCAAGGCATAATGATAGTGCCTTCTTCATTTCAGTTCTCCTCTGGTTCTTTTTATTCCGCGCATTTTACCCGAAATTGGCTTTGCAATTTTCGGAATGCGCTTTGGTCTGCATTATTCTTGCAGATGCCAAATCGTCAGGCTGATGCCCTCCTGTATGAAGGGTGCCAGAATGTCATCTTGCGCTCGATCAGCGCGATCAGCCCATAAGAGAGCGACCCCGCGAGAGCGGCTACAAAGATTTCGGCCCAGACCATATCCACATTCATACGCCCGATTTCAGCCGATATGCGGAAGCCCATGCCAACAATCGGCGTGCCGAAGAACTCGGCAACAATCGCCCCGATCAGCGCCAGTGTGGAATTGATCTTGAGTGCATTGAAGATGAAAGGCATGGCCGCCGGCAGGCGCAGCTTGATCAGCGTCTGCCAATAATTCGAGCCATAGCTCTGCATGAGATCACGTTCCATTGCCCCGCTTGCAGCAAGCCCCGCCACCGTATTCACCAGCATCGGGAAGAAGGTCATGATGATCACAACCGCTGCCTTCGACTGCCAGTCAAAGCCAAACCACATGACCATAATGGGCGCCACGCCCACAATGGGGAGGGCGGCGGCCAGATTGCCCAACGGCAACAAGCCTTTGCGCAGGAAGGGAATCCGATCCGCAATGATTGCCGTGATGAAGCCCAGGCCGCAGCCGGCTACATAACCGATGATGACGGCTTTCAAGAAAGTCTGCTGGAAGTCGGCCCAAAGGATCGGCACGGATGAGCTTATTCGCGCACCAATGATTGATGGCGCGGGTAAAAGCACGGACGGAACCTCAAAAATCCGCACGGCCACTTCCCACAACACCAGCATGGCAATCCCAAACAGGGCAGGCACCGCAATATCGATCAGCTTTTGGCCTTGCGCATTGCGGATTTTCACACTCGCCAACCCCTGTACGACAAACCACGACACAGCAATCAGAGCGAAAATGATAGCAATATTGATGATCATGATGCCGCCTTTTCCGGCTTGATGCCCATGCGTCGCTTGGCCATTGTGGCCGCAATCCCGACCAGCCCGACAAGAATGGATGCCATGAAGGCTGCAAGCACCAGTGCGGCCCAGATTTGCACCGTCTGCCCGTAATAGGACCCGGCCAGCAAGCGCGCACCAAGACCTGCAACTGCACCCGTCGGCAATTCGCCAACGATGGCACCGACAAGGCTGATCGCAACGGCAATTTGCATCGAGGTGAACAGAAACGGCATCGAAGCGGGCCAGCGCAATTTCCAGAACACCTGATTTTTCGAGGCATTATAGGTGCGCATCAGGTCGAGATGCATCACATCAGGCGAGCGCAGGCCTTTGACCATGCCCACGGCAACCGGGAAAAACGACAGATAGGTGGAAATGACCGCTTTCGGGAAGAGCCCGGAAATACCAATCGCATTCAGCACCACGATAATCATCGGAGCGATTGCCAGAATGGGAATGGTCTGCGAGGTGATGATCCACGGCATCAGGCTTTTATCAAGCGTTGTCGAATGCACGATCCCAACCGCCAGCAACACACCAAGCGTCGAGCCAAGGACAAAGCCAAGCAAGGTTGATGAAAGCGTCACCCAGCCATGATAGACGAGGCTGCGTTTGGAACTGGGCTTGACGACAAAGACTGTTTTCCAAAGCTCATTTGCCACCTGATGCGGCGCGGGCAGCACCGGGCGATCCTGCTGCATTGTGTTGGCCACAAGCGTTGAAAACCCGATTTCGGTTCCGGCACGTTGCGCCTGATCACGCTCAAACGGTGCATTGAGGTAGACCGCAAAAGCATACCAGAGCGCAATCATAACCACCAGAACGGTGGCAACCGGCAAAAACTTGTCGCGAAAAAAAGCCATCATGACAGGCTTCCTTCAACAGGTAATTTCGGGTCATTCGTCATGCGCGTGCCCCAGCCGAAGCCCTTCGCGCACACGATGGGCGATTTTGAGAAATGCTTCCGTCTCACGGATATCCAGCGTGCGATCTGGTCCGAGATCGCAGTCGATGACTTCATGAATGCGGCCCGGACGCGGACTCATCACCACGATCTTGGTCGACAAAAACACCGCTTCGGGAATGGAGTGCGTTACGAAAATCACGGTCTTCTGCGTTGCTGCCCAAAGCTTCAAAAGCTGTTCGTTGAGATGGTCGCGCACGATCTCATCCAGTGCGCCGAACGGTTCGTCCATCAGCAGCATGTCAGGGTCAAACGACAGCGCACGCGCAATCGATGCGCGTTGCTGCATCCCGCCGGAAAGCTGCCATGGAAATTTCTTGCCAAAGCCGGAAAGGTTCACCAGCGCCAGATTTTTCTCAATCCGGGCTTTTCGCTCGGCTTTTGAATGGCCCATAATTTCAAGCGGCAGGCTGATATTGTCTTCAATCGTGCGCCACGGAAACAATGCCGCTGCCTGAAACACATAGCCGTAAGAGCGGTCCAGCCGCGCCTGTTCCGGTGTCTTGCCGTTGACGGTTACAGAGCCGGACGTGGGCTGTTCAAGATCAGCCACGACACGCATCAAGGTGGTTTTGCCGCAACCAGACGGCCCAATAAAAGAAACAAACTCGCCACGTTGAATCGCGAGATTGATGTCGGACAGGGCGTGAACCGGGCCGTCATTGGTTTCAAAAACCAATGACAGGTCCTTAATGTCGATGACTGTTTCTGCAGTCTTCAGGCCCCTTTCCGGGGCAACGCTGTTTTCTGAATTCATGCGCATTTCCCGAAATTGAGCCAGAGCCATGGTTCAGACCCCTATCGGCATATGTTCGGCGCTGCGTTCCACCTTGCGGGGTGCTACGATTTCTTTCCACTGCGACAGCGCCTTGTTGGCAGCGCCATTCGGTTCACGTTCGACAAAGCGTCCGTCGCCCGGCTGTGCCGTCACATGGCCATTGTCAAAGGCAAGACGTCCGCGCGAGAATGTCTTGACCGGCAGGCCTTTCAGCTCAAAACCTTCAAACACATTGTAATCAATGGAAGAATGCTGCGTCTTGGCAGAAACCTTTTTGGTCGCCTCCGGGTCCCATATGATGAGATCAGCATCGGCACCCGGCAGGATCGCTCCCTTCTGCGGATAGATATTGAGAATTTTTGCAATATTGGTCGAAGTCACGGCCACGAACTCGTTTGGCGTCAGACGTCCGGTGCGAACGCCGCGCGTCCAGAGCACGGGCAACCGTTCTTCAAGGCCGCCGGTGCCGTTCGGGATCTTGGTGAAATTGCCAATGCCATGACGCTTCTGCTCCGAGGTGAAGGCGCAGTGATCGGTTGCAACGCATTGCAGGCTTCCGGCGGCCAGTCCGGCCCACAGGCTGTCCTGGTTGATCTTGTCGCGGAATGGCGGCGACATCACGCGGCGTGCAGCATAGTCCCAATCGCGATTGTGATATTCGCTTTCATCAAGCGTCAAATGCTGGATCAGCGGCTCGCCATAAACCCGCATCCCTTTCTGGCGTGCGCGGCGGATGGCTTCATGCGCCTGCTCGCAGGATGTGTGCACCACATAAAGCGGCACGCCGGCCTGATCGGCAATCATGATGGCGCGGTTGGTCGCTTCGCCTTCGACTTCCGGCGGGCGTGAATAAGCGTGCGCCTCCGGTCCGTCATTGCCAGCGGCGAGAAGCTTTGCCTGCAATTGCGCAACAATATCGCCGTTTTCCGCGTGAACCAGCGGGATGGCACCCAGCTCCGCACAGCGCTGGAATGATGCGAACATCTCGTCATCATTGACCATCAATGCGCCCTTATAGGCCATGAAGTGCTTGAATGTATTGATGCCCCGCTTCACCACTTCCGGCATTTCGTTGAAAGCGCGTTCGCTCCAGCCGGTGATCGCCATGTGGAATGAATAATCGGTGCGGGCCTTGCCTGCCTTCTGGAACCATTCCTGCAATGCATCGAGCAGATTGCCTTCCGGTCCCGGCAGTACGAAATCGACCACCATGGTTGTGCCGCCAGCGAGCGCTGCTGCGGTGCCGGTATCGAAATCGTCAGACGAATAGGTGCCCATGAAAGGCATCTGCAAATGCGTATGCGGATCAATGCCGCCGGGCATGATGTAACAACCCGAAGCATCAATCGTTTCATTGCCGGTCAGATTATCGCCCACGGCAACAATCTTCTCGCCTTCGATAAGAACGTCGGCTTTGAAGGTGCGGTCAGCCGTAATTACGGTGCCGCCTTTGATGACCTTACTTGCCCCAGAACTAACCATGTTCGCGTTCCCCTTTTTGGTTTTGTTTCGAACATTCAGCAGCATTGGATGGGCTGGAAATTAACTCACAATTTCAGCACTCTCCAATACGGCATGAAGCAGCACATCAGCGCCAGCCGATGCCCACTCCTTTGAGATTTCTTCGTCTTCGTTGTGGCTGAGACCATCGACGCATGGACACATGACCATCGCCGTTGGTGCTACCCGATTGATCCAGCAGGCGTCGTGACCGGCACCGGAAACAATGTTGCGATGGCTGTAACCAAGCCGCTCGGCTGCATTGCGAATGGCTGTGACGCAGCCGTCATCGAAAGTGACAGGGTCAAAATGACCGGCCACTTCAATCTCAATCCCGATGCCAAGGTCTTCCGCGATCTTTGGCGCTTCCGTTTCAAAGCGCGCTTTCATGGCATCGAGTGTTTTCTGATCTGGCGAACGGAAATCGACGGTAAAGACGATTTGGCCCGGCAGAACATTGCGAGAGTTCGGCGAAACTTCAATATGGCCCACGCCACCGACCGCATCCGGCTGATAGTCCATCGCAATTTCATTGACGAGTTGCAGAAGCTTGCCCAAGCCAAGGCTTGCATTTTTGCGCATCTTCATCGGTGTGGAGCCGGTATGCGCCTCCTTGCCGGTCAATGTGACCTGCAACCACCACAGGCCCTGCCCATGGGTGACAACGCCAATATCCTTGTTTTCAATCTCCAGGATCGGGCCTTGTTCGATGTGCAACTCAAACATCGAATGAATTTTGCGCTTGCCGACCGGCTCGTCGCCCTTCCAGCCAATACGCTCCAGCTCATCGATGAATTTCTTGCCTTTGGCGTCGGTACGCGCATAGGCCCAGTCTTGCTCAAGCTCTCCCGCAAAAACGCCGGAAGCAAGCATAGCAGGCGCAAAGCGTGTGCCTTCTTCATTGGTCCAGTTGACCACCACAATCGGGCGTTTTGTCTTGATATTTGTGTCGTTCAATGTGCGCATGACTTCAAGTCCGCCCAGCACACCAAGCACCCCGTCATATTTGCCGCCTGTCGGCTGCGTGTCGAGATGGCTGCCCATATAGACCGGATCAGCATCGGCGTCTTCGCCGGGGCGAAGAAAGAACATATTGCCCATCGTGTCGACGGTCATCGACAACCCGGCCTGTTCGCACCATTTCTGAAAAAGCTGGCGACCTTCGGCATCTTCATCGGTCAGCGTCTGTCGGTTATTGCCACCGCGCAGTCCGGGGCCAATCTTGGCCATATCCATCAGGCTGTCCCACAGCCTGTCGCCATTAACCTTGAGATTGCTGCTGAGCGCCATATTGCTCTGCCTCCAGATTTCAAGCATGCAATAACAGTGGCATTGCTGCCAGCGCCTCACATGTTATGTTGTTCCCGCGACCCGGCTCTTTGGCCTCAATCTTCTTGCCCTCAATCTTGATGCGATGATTGCAAAAACTTGACTAGTTGGTCAAAATGCAGGCTAGAAGAGCGTTCGGCACCGGTCAAGCGGTTTTAAAAAATTTTGCCTCACGAAAAGGTGCTAAATGGTCACAGATGCGGAACCTGTTACGGAAAGCGAGCCTCTTGAAAAGACAGAGGGTTCAACGCGAATACAGAGCATCAATCGCAGGCTGATTCTGGATGCAGCGCTTGAGGTTTTTTCCGCTTATGGCTTCCGTGGGGCAACGATTGACCAGATAGCGGAAAAGGCGGGCATGTCGAAGCCCAATCTGCTGTATTATTTTCCGCGTAAGCAGAATATTTATGTAACCGTTCTTCAGGATACGATGGTGACGTGGATGGAGCCATTCGAGAATATCGACCCTGATGGAGATCCCCTTGAAGAGCTACGGCGCTATATCGCAATCAAGTTGGAAGTTTCTGTTAGCAAGCCTGAAGCATCCCGGTTGTTTGCCAATGAAATTCTTCATGGTGCACCCGCCATGTCTGAATTTCTGAATGGGCATTTGCGGGAACTGGTCGATGAAAAAGCGGCAGTTATACAGCGCTGGATTGATCAGAAGCGTCTCGCGCCCATTGATCCTTATCACCTAATTTTCACGATTTGGGCGGTAACCCAGCATTATGCCGATTTTGCGGTGCAGGTATCGGCACTTCTTGGCAAGCGTGCGGATGCACCCGATTTTTATAGCGAAACAGTCAAATCAATCAGCGCTCTTCTGCTTGACGGTATCCGTGTTCGCGACGATGTTTCGCCCCTATGAAAACGATTCTTATTGCAGCAGCCATTATCCGCGATGAAGCGGGCCGTTTCCTCCTCGTGCGCAAGCGTGGCAGCGAGATTTTCTTCCAGCCCGGCGGCAAAATCGATGCGGGCGAAGCGCCCGAAACAGCCCTGATCCGCGAGATTGAAGAAGAGCTTGGCATTGTCATTGACGACAGTCAGTTAACTTATGCCGCACGCATGTCTGCACCTGCAGCCAATGAGGTGGATTCGATCGTCGAAGCGGAGCTTTTCCATCTCACTTTGAGGGATGGGCAAAAGCCTGCGGCTTCAAGCGAAATCGAAGAGCTGATCTGGGTTAAGGCGGGGGATCCCTCCCGTCCGGTTGCGCTGCTCTCGCAAAACATTCAGGCCCGGTTCTCCGAAATGGCTTAAATCCATATTCGCAGATGAATAAGTTTTTCGTTTGCGCATTGATTGTCTTCCTTTTATCAGTCTCTCCGCGCTCTAAGGCGTCAAAGCATAGATTCTGGAGGAGATATCCATGCAATTTAAAGCATCCGAGAAGCGTTTACTTGGACGTACTGGTCTCAGCGTAACAGCTCTTGGTCTGGGAACGGCGCCTTTGGGCGGCCTTTATGCACCCGTTTCCCGTGCTGACGCAGACGCGTTGCTGGAAGCCGGTTGGGAGAGCGGCATCCGCTATTTCGACAGTGCACCGATGTATGGCTATGGCCGTTGCGAGCATCTGCTGGGCGATATGCTGCGCGAAAAGAGCGAACGCGCGGTTGTTTCCACTAAGGTCGGACGTCTGATGACCAATGAGCGTGCTGGCCGCACGCTGCCACCAGCGCCGCCAAAGAATCCACTTGATTCGGGATGGCACAATGGCCTCAATTTCCGTGAGGTCTTTGACTATAGCTATGACGGCGTGATGCGCAGCTTCGATGACAGCCAGCAGCGTCTTGGCTTTCCGGAAATCGATCTGCTCTATGTCCATGACATCGGCCGCGTGACCCATGCCGACCGGCATGAGCTTCACTGGAATGCGCTGACCAAAGGCGGCGGCTTCCGCGCACTGACCGAGTTGCGCGATGCAGGCAATATCAAGGGCTTTGGTCTTGGCGTGAACGAATGGCAGATCATTCGCGATGCTCTGGAAGAGGCGGATCTTGATTGCTCGCTTCTCGCTGGCCGCTATTCGCTGCTCGATCAGGTTTCCGAAAAAGAATTCCTGCCGCTGGCGCAAAAGCGCGGTATGGCACTGGTGATTGCCGGTGTGTTCAATTCGGGCATTCTCGCAGCCCCGCGCGGCGGCGAACAGAAATTCGACTATGCCGATGCGCCTGCTGAAATCATTGCACGCACCAATCGCCTGCACGATATTTGCGACGGGTTCAATGTGCCGCTGGCCGCTGCTGCCATGCAGTTTCCGTTGCGGCATGAGGCTGTCAGCTCCATTCTGATCGGCGTGCGTTCGCCAGAACAAATTAGACAAAATGTCGTCTGGTTCGAGCAGTCGATCCCGGATGAATTCTGGCAGACTTTAAGCTCTGAAGGCCTGATTTCGTAATCATGACTTCCAAGATTCTCTGCGTCGGTGCCCTGACCATGGACACCATTTTCCGCCTTGATGTGCTCCCTCAAGCGGCAGGTAAATATCTGCCGCGCGAGGCCGTCGAGATCGCAGCCGGTATGGCTTCAAGTGCTGCCGCGGCTATTGCGCGGCTTGGCGGCGAGGTGACACTGTGGGCGTCTGCGGGAGCCGACCCTGTCGGTGATCGCGCTGTGGCAGAGCTCAAAGCCGAAGGCATTGATTGTTCGCATATCAGGCGGCTTGAAGATGCGCGAACGGCTTTCTCTTCGATCCTTGTCGATGCAAATGGCGAACGCATGATCGTGCCATTTTATGATCGCAGACTTGCAAGTCCGGCTGAAACCGTGCCGCCAATTGCAGCTGGAAACTATGCCGCTGTTATGACCGATGTGCGCTGGCCGTGGGCGGCTGAAACGGCGCTTCGTGCGGCACGAGAGGCGGGTATCCCGGCGATATTGGATGCCGATACAGCACCTGTCGAATTGCTGGAAACCTTGTTGCCGCTGGCAACACATATTGTTGCCTCTGAGCCTGCCGCAATCAGTGTCGCGGGAACGCCGGATTTGCCGGAATGTGTCCGCATTTTAAGCAATCGCTACGATGTGTTCACGTCTGTCACGGCTGGCGCAGATGGCTGCTATTGGACGGAAGGTGCTGGCAGGTCCGTTTCCCATGTACCGGGTTTCAAGGTCGATGCGGTCGATACGCTGGCTGCGGGCGATGTCTTCCATGGTGCTTTTGCGCACGGTCTGGTTGAAGGCAGGGAGATGACGGACATCATCCGCTTTGCCAATGCTGCCGCTGCTATCAAATGCGCACGCTTTGGCGGGCGTGCCGGTTCGCCAAGCCAGACGGAAGTCTTTTCCTTCCTTGAAACCGGCGTCGTTCCGACTCTGAAGTTTTAAAATACCCCTTCAAAAAAATGATGTTTACGCGCTGAACCCGAATTGACTATTTACTAACATGTTAGTATGTGCCAACTTACAGTTCAATCTTGGGAGGAGCCAGTTTTGGCACATGTTCATTCCGGGCAGGAGCGGTTCGGTCTCTCTGCAGCGCTTACGACACCATTTGATGTAGACGGCAATATCGACGTCAGTCGCGCGATAGCGCACGCTCGCGCCCGCCTCGACAGCGGCTGTTCAAGCGTGACTTTATTTGGCACAACTGGTGAAGGCTCTTCCATTGGTGATGCCGAACGTGCAGCGCTTCTTGATGCTTTTATTGCGCAGGGTTTTGCCGCTTCCAACATTGTTGTTGGTGTCATGGAAAACTCGATTGCCGATGCCGTCGCGCAGTCAGCCGATGCATTGCGCCGCGGTTGCAAGGCTATCCTTCTCGCGCCACCGTCCTATTTCAAAAACCTCTCCGATGAAGGCCTGTTCAACTGGTTTTCGGCGGTTCTCAAGGGCTTGGGCGAAGATGCTCGTGGTATCATCCTTTACAACATCCCGTCGGTGACGGCTGTTGAACTGTCGGTCGATCTCATCACGCGTCTTCGTTCGGCTTTTGGTGACGTCATCATCGGCGTGAAGGACTCTTCCGGCACCTGGTCCTACACGGAAAAGTTGCTTGCAGCGCATAAAGACATTGCGATCCTGATTGGCGATGAGCGTGATCTTGCAGCCGGTGTACGTCTTGGCGGACAGGGAGCGATTTCTGGTATGGCCAATCTGTTCCCGGACCGTCTTCTGCGCATGATCAACGAGGGGCTGGATGACAACGAGCTGGTTGGCGCCGTGCGCCAATTGCTCAACTATCCGGTCACTCCTGCGGTCAAGGCCATGGTTGCGCGTCATACGGGCGACAAGGAATGGCGCCGCGTCCGTGCGCCTTTGGTTTCGCTCAATGATGCGGATTTCGATGCAATTGGCAGTGTATTTGACCGTTTGCATATGGCAAAAGCGGCCTGATGACGGCATAAGCGTCGATAATGAAGAAGGAAGTGGCTTTGGCGGACGATCACAGCGAACCGGTAAAATTGCGCGATAAAGCTTATCAGAGCTTCACCGAGCATTTGCTGGCGCGTGATTTTCATCCAGGCCAGTTTGTTTCCCAGCGCCAGCTTGTCACGATGACGGGGCTGCCGCTGGGCGCGATCCGCGAACTGATTCCGCGTCTGGAAACGGAAGGTCTGATCAAGACGGTCCCGCAGCGCGGGCTTCAGATCGCACATATTGATCTCAATCTGATCCGCGAAGCCTTTCAGTTCCGCCTTTTCATAGAAAAGGAGTCGGTTGCGATTTTCTGCCAGTCGGCCTCGGACGAATTGCTTCGCTCGCTGCGTGCCGAGCATGAAGACACGCTCAATCGCGCAATGCGCGAGGGTGAAACGCCGGAGCTGGAGCAGCAGGCCCAGAATATTGACTGGAGCCTGCATGATACGATTGTCGGCTCACTCGACAACGACATCATCTGGCGGGCTTATCAGACCAACACGATCAAGATGCGGCTGATCAATCAGGAGCGTTTTCGCATCACCGGACGTGTGATCCCTGTCATGCAGGAACATCTCACGGTGTTAAGCGCCATCGAGACACGCGACCCGCAGACAGCCATGGATGCCATTGCCGTTCATATCAACAATGCGCGGAAGCTGGCTTTGCACATATGAGTATACAAGCTTGGCGAGAGGAGTCGCCAAGCTAAAACGCAACAGGGGAGGAGTAAGCAATGAATTTATTACGTCCGACACGCCGTCAGTTTCTGGCGGGAACCGCAGCAATTGCTGCAACCGGCATCACAGGCTTCACGCCGTCATTT
This genomic stretch from Brucella pseudogrignonensis harbors:
- a CDS encoding aldo/keto reductase, whose protein sequence is MQFKASEKRLLGRTGLSVTALGLGTAPLGGLYAPVSRADADALLEAGWESGIRYFDSAPMYGYGRCEHLLGDMLREKSERAVVSTKVGRLMTNERAGRTLPPAPPKNPLDSGWHNGLNFREVFDYSYDGVMRSFDDSQQRLGFPEIDLLYVHDIGRVTHADRHELHWNALTKGGGFRALTELRDAGNIKGFGLGVNEWQIIRDALEEADLDCSLLAGRYSLLDQVSEKEFLPLAQKRGMALVIAGVFNSGILAAPRGGEQKFDYADAPAEIIARTNRLHDICDGFNVPLAAAAMQFPLRHEAVSSILIGVRSPEQIRQNVVWFEQSIPDEFWQTLSSEGLIS
- the hydA gene encoding dihydropyrimidinase produces the protein MVSSGASKVIKGGTVITADRTFKADVLIEGEKIVAVGDNLTGNETIDASGCYIMPGGIDPHTHLQMPFMGTYSSDDFDTGTAAALAGGTTMVVDFVLPGPEGNLLDALQEWFQKAGKARTDYSFHMAITGWSERAFNEMPEVVKRGINTFKHFMAYKGALMVNDDEMFASFQRCAELGAIPLVHAENGDIVAQLQAKLLAAGNDGPEAHAYSRPPEVEGEATNRAIMIADQAGVPLYVVHTSCEQAHEAIRRARQKGMRVYGEPLIQHLTLDESEYHNRDWDYAARRVMSPPFRDKINQDSLWAGLAAGSLQCVATDHCAFTSEQKRHGIGNFTKIPNGTGGLEERLPVLWTRGVRTGRLTPNEFVAVTSTNIAKILNIYPQKGAILPGADADLIIWDPEATKKVSAKTQHSSIDYNVFEGFELKGLPVKTFSRGRLAFDNGHVTAQPGDGRFVEREPNGAANKALSQWKEIVAPRKVERSAEHMPIGV
- the rutR gene encoding HTH-type transcriptional regulator RutR, with the protein product MVTDAEPVTESEPLEKTEGSTRIQSINRRLILDAALEVFSAYGFRGATIDQIAEKAGMSKPNLLYYFPRKQNIYVTVLQDTMVTWMEPFENIDPDGDPLEELRRYIAIKLEVSVSKPEASRLFANEILHGAPAMSEFLNGHLRELVDEKAAVIQRWIDQKRLAPIDPYHLIFTIWAVTQHYADFAVQVSALLGKRADAPDFYSETVKSISALLLDGIRVRDDVSPL
- a CDS encoding NUDIX domain-containing protein, with the protein product MKTILIAAAIIRDEAGRFLLVRKRGSEIFFQPGGKIDAGEAPETALIREIEEELGIVIDDSQLTYAARMSAPAANEVDSIVEAELFHLTLRDGQKPAASSEIEELIWVKAGDPSRPVALLSQNIQARFSEMA
- a CDS encoding Zn-dependent hydrolase yields the protein MALSSNLKVNGDRLWDSLMDMAKIGPGLRGGNNRQTLTDEDAEGRQLFQKWCEQAGLSMTVDTMGNMFFLRPGEDADADPVYMGSHLDTQPTGGKYDGVLGVLGGLEVMRTLNDTNIKTKRPIVVVNWTNEEGTRFAPAMLASGVFAGELEQDWAYARTDAKGKKFIDELERIGWKGDEPVGKRKIHSMFELHIEQGPILEIENKDIGVVTHGQGLWWLQVTLTGKEAHTGSTPMKMRKNASLGLGKLLQLVNEIAMDYQPDAVGGVGHIEVSPNSRNVLPGQIVFTVDFRSPDQKTLDAMKARFETEAPKIAEDLGIGIEIEVAGHFDPVTFDDGCVTAIRNAAERLGYSHRNIVSGAGHDACWINRVAPTAMVMCPCVDGLSHNEDEEISKEWASAGADVLLHAVLESAEIVS
- a CDS encoding ABC transporter ATP-binding protein codes for the protein MNSENSVAPERGLKTAETVIDIKDLSLVFETNDGPVHALSDINLAIQRGEFVSFIGPSGCGKTTLMRVVADLEQPTSGSVTVNGKTPEQARLDRSYGYVFQAAALFPWRTIEDNISLPLEIMGHSKAERKARIEKNLALVNLSGFGKKFPWQLSGGMQQRASIARALSFDPDMLLMDEPFGALDEIVRDHLNEQLLKLWAATQKTVIFVTHSIPEAVFLSTKIVVMSPRPGRIHEVIDCDLGPDRTLDIRETEAFLKIAHRVREGLRLGHAHDE